A genomic region of Methanofollis fontis contains the following coding sequences:
- a CDS encoding HEAT repeat domain-containing protein produces the protein MPVVELEKRKGEPGRIFYTRGRFEAPVVEEQPEREEITVLMDTLQKGDTYRSLQAAGALGRIGMPAVEPLVQALTDTATTARWRIAIALASVGTPAAEALIEVVNAGKDPAANPAIWALGRIGDPRAVEPLITAMKAGRTESSRALAAAALMKMGHPAGIAAVEEALPAADETVRAFVLEEVHRN, from the coding sequence ATGCCTGTTGTTGAGCTGGAGAAGAGGAAAGGCGAGCCCGGCCGGATTTTTTACACCAGGGGGCGGTTTGAGGCGCCTGTTGTCGAAGAGCAGCCTGAACGCGAAGAGATCACTGTCCTGATGGATACTTTGCAGAAGGGGGACACCTACAGAAGCCTCCAGGCGGCCGGAGCCCTGGGGAGGATCGGGATGCCGGCGGTCGAACCGCTGGTGCAGGCCCTCACCGACACGGCGACGACTGCCCGATGGAGGATCGCCATCGCACTTGCCAGCGTGGGTACACCTGCCGCCGAAGCCCTGATCGAGGTCGTGAATGCCGGGAAGGATCCCGCGGCGAACCCCGCGATCTGGGCACTCGGCAGGATCGGTGACCCGCGTGCCGTGGAGCCCCTGATCACCGCCATGAAGGCCGGACGCACCGAAAGCAGCCGTGCCCTGGCGGCGGCGGCGCTCATGAAAATGGGGCACCCTGCCGGCATTGCCGCGGTGGAGGAGGCACTCCCGGCGGCGGACGAAACCGTCAGGGCGTTCGTCCTCGAAGAAGTGCACAGAAACTGA
- a CDS encoding PAS domain-containing protein, whose product MPEDDDTPTRILRALRFRPKGMTITEVAKRIGVTRNSVSKHLEIMQIAGKVDVRNVGNAKLYSLAQRVPMSAFLCFTKNLILILDSAGRIVQVNDRCQQALRRSKDDLLGLTLEEAALPVVSTPEAIAVVEGLEREQVITDLRYRSNGTDLFYQMQAIPTTFDDGEKGCTLVLEDITEQKRYVRNMEFLARTAMELVDLPAEADIYWYIADRIRELVPEARVIVHSFDEVNRQMILRAMEDSRFREDAKRIVGRDLPGTVFPITDLLSSAPFNYTPERFVPLREFILNQEPGEDGVSFYDLCAGIFPRDVCDIVVRELNLGKMYGIGLVWQDQVFGIASIFFTPQEELNDRKAFESFIRQASIAIARRQTEERLRRSEHRFREVIDSSPSAAALIDADGRYTFLNRRFTDLFGYTLSDIPAGREWFKKAFPDDHARKEAIAAWKSDLAEVGRGEMRPRTFAVRCKSGGEKAFLFRPVELCDGTHYVTYEDVTEERRAYQMLVDEIAELRRQLASPPE is encoded by the coding sequence ATGCCGGAAGACGACGACACCCCGACCCGCATCCTTCGCGCCCTGCGGTTCCGGCCGAAGGGTATGACCATCACCGAGGTGGCGAAACGGATCGGGGTGACCAGAAACTCGGTCTCGAAGCACCTGGAGATCATGCAGATCGCAGGCAAAGTCGACGTGCGGAATGTCGGGAACGCCAAGCTCTACTCGCTTGCCCAGCGCGTTCCGATGTCCGCCTTTCTCTGCTTCACCAAGAACCTGATCCTGATCCTGGACAGCGCCGGGCGGATCGTGCAGGTGAACGACCGGTGCCAGCAGGCCCTGAGGCGCTCGAAAGACGACCTGCTCGGGCTGACCCTCGAGGAGGCAGCACTCCCGGTGGTCTCCACCCCGGAGGCGATCGCCGTCGTCGAGGGTCTGGAGCGTGAGCAGGTGATCACCGACCTCCGCTACCGGAGCAATGGGACGGACCTCTTCTACCAGATGCAGGCGATCCCTACCACCTTCGACGACGGGGAGAAGGGGTGCACCCTGGTGCTCGAGGACATCACCGAACAGAAGCGCTACGTCCGGAACATGGAGTTTCTCGCGAGGACGGCGATGGAGCTCGTCGACCTGCCGGCGGAGGCGGATATCTACTGGTATATCGCCGACAGGATCCGTGAACTCGTACCCGAAGCCCGTGTCATCGTGCACTCCTTCGATGAGGTCAACCGCCAGATGATCCTCCGGGCGATGGAGGACAGTCGCTTTCGGGAGGATGCAAAACGGATTGTGGGAAGAGACCTCCCTGGCACGGTCTTCCCGATTACGGATCTCTTATCCAGTGCTCCGTTTAATTACACCCCGGAGCGATTTGTTCCCCTGCGCGAGTTCATCCTCAATCAGGAGCCCGGGGAGGACGGGGTCTCGTTCTATGATCTCTGTGCGGGCATTTTCCCTCGGGACGTCTGCGATATCGTCGTCCGTGAACTGAATCTCGGAAAAATGTACGGCATCGGCCTGGTCTGGCAGGACCAGGTCTTTGGAATCGCCAGTATTTTCTTCACCCCTCAGGAGGAACTCAACGACCGGAAGGCGTTCGAGTCCTTCATCCGCCAGGCCTCGATCGCCATCGCCCGGCGTCAGACCGAGGAACGCCTCCGCCGGAGCGAGCACCGGTTCAGGGAGGTGATCGACTCCTCCCCCTCCGCCGCCGCCCTCATCGACGCCGACGGCCGCTACACCTTCCTCAACCGGCGGTTCACCGACCTCTTCGGCTACACCCTCTCAGACATCCCCGCCGGACGGGAGTGGTTCAAAAAGGCGTTCCCTGACGACCATGCACGGAAGGAGGCGATCGCCGCCTGGAAGTCCGACCTTGCGGAGGTGGGCAGGGGGGAGATGAGGCCGCGGACCTTCGCGGTCCGGTGCAAGAGCGGTGGGGAGAAGGCGTTCCTCTTTCGTCCGGTGGAGCTCTGCGACGGCACCCATTATGTCACCTATGAGGACGTCACCGAAGAGCGCCGGGCATACCAGATGCTGGTCGATGAGATCGCTGAGCTGCGGCGACAGCTCGCCTCTCCCCCGGAATAA
- a CDS encoding PAS domain-containing protein has product MEEEHDTPTRILRALRFRPKGMTITEVAKRIGVTRNSVSKHLEIMQIAGKVDVRNVGNAKLYSLAQRVPMSAFLCFTKNLILILDSAGRIVQVNDRCQQALRRSKDDLLGLTLEEAALPVVSTPEAIAVVEGLEREQVITDLRYRSNGTDLFYQMQAIPTTFDDGEKGCTLVLEDITEQKRYVRNMEFLARTAMELVDLPAEADIYEYIAEQVHELVPEARVMVTSFDEVNRQMILRSIKDNTFRENVKKIAGKDLVGTVFPITELLFSAPFHYTPETFFPLREFFLNQKPGKNQVTFYDICAGVIPKEICDIGVHTLNLGKMYGIGLVWQDQVFGIASIFFTPQEELNDRKAFESFIRQASIAIARRQTEERLRRSEHRFREVIDSSPSAAALIDADGRYTFLNRQFTDLFGYTLSDIPAGREWFKKAFRDEHARKEAIAAWKSDLAEVGRGEMRPRTFAVRCKSGGEKAILFRPVELCDGTHYVTYEDVTEERRAYQMLVDEIAELRRQLVARPAP; this is encoded by the coding sequence ATGGAGGAGGAGCACGACACCCCGACCCGCATCCTTCGCGCCCTGCGGTTCCGGCCGAAGGGTATGACCATCACCGAGGTGGCGAAACGGATCGGGGTGACCAGAAACTCGGTCTCGAAGCACCTGGAGATCATGCAGATCGCAGGCAAAGTCGACGTGCGGAATGTCGGGAACGCCAAGCTCTACTCGCTTGCCCAGCGCGTTCCGATGTCCGCCTTTCTCTGCTTCACCAAGAACCTGATCCTGATCCTGGACAGCGCCGGGCGGATCGTGCAGGTGAACGACCGGTGCCAGCAGGCCCTGAGGCGCTCGAAAGACGACCTGCTCGGTCTGACCCTTGAGGAGGCAGCGCTCCCGGTGGTCTCCACCCCGGAGGCGATCGCCGTCGTCGAGGGTCTGGAGCGTGAGCAGGTGATCACCGACCTTCGCTACCGGAGCAATGGGACGGACCTCTTCTACCAGATGCAGGCGATCCCAACCACCTTTGACGACGGGGAGAAGGGGTGCACCCTGGTGCTCGAGGACATCACCGAACAGAAACGCTACGTCCGGAACATGGAGTTTCTCGCGAGGACGGCGATGGAGCTCGTCGACCTGCCGGCGGAGGCGGATATTTATGAGTATATTGCCGAACAGGTCCATGAACTCGTACCCGAAGCCCGTGTCATGGTGACTTCCTTTGACGAAGTCAACCGGCAGATGATTCTCAGGTCAATTAAGGATAATACCTTCCGGGAAAATGTAAAAAAAATCGCTGGAAAAGACCTTGTAGGCACCGTTTTTCCAATCACAGAATTATTATTCAGTGCACCGTTTCATTATACGCCGGAAACATTTTTTCCGCTTCGGGAGTTTTTTCTTAATCAAAAACCCGGGAAAAATCAGGTAACATTTTATGATATATGTGCAGGTGTAATCCCAAAGGAAATCTGTGACATTGGTGTTCATACGCTGAATCTCGGAAAAATGTACGGCATCGGCCTGGTCTGGCAGGACCAGGTCTTTGGAATCGCCAGTATTTTCTTCACCCCTCAGGAGGAACTCAACGACCGGAAGGCGTTCGAGTCCTTCATCCGCCAGGCCTCGATCGCCATCGCCCGGCGTCAGACCGAGGAACGCCTCCGCCGGAGCGAGCACCGGTTCAGGGAGGTGATCGACTCTTCTCCCTCCGCCGCCGCCCTCATCGACGCCGACGGCCGCTACACCTTCCTCAACCGGCAGTTCACCGACCTCTTCGGCTACACCCTCTCCGACATCCCCGCCGGACGAGAGTGGTTCAAAAAGGCGTTCCGTGACGAACATGCACGGAAGGAGGCGATCGCCGCCTGGAAGTCCGACCTTGCGGAGGTGGGCAGGGGGGAGATGAGGCCGCGGACCTTCGCGGTCCGGTGCAAGAGCGGTGGGGAGAAGGCGATCCTCTTTCGTCCGGTGGAGCTCTGCGACGGCACCCATTATGTCACCTATGAGGACGTCACCGAAGAGCGCCGGGCATACCAGATGCTGGTCGATGAGATCGCAGAGCTGCGGCGACAGCTCGTCGCCCGCCCGGCGCCCTGA